Proteins found in one Nerophis ophidion isolate RoL-2023_Sa linkage group LG21, RoL_Noph_v1.0, whole genome shotgun sequence genomic segment:
- the lpcat1 gene encoding lysophosphatidylcholine acyltransferase 1 isoform X2: protein MNSSGSRPSRWGRNPFVHNLKSSLADKMTTGLMSVTGFPARLLLVSFLMLLGWPFAFVASLGRSQFAVEPQSWWRRLVDVALRVIMRAMWFCAGFHWVKVKGERAAPSQAPILTVAPHSTFFDAIPVTSTMCSIVSKLEAQSIPVWGTLIQYIRPVLVLRSSPDSRRQTADEIKRRAQSGGEWPQIMIFPEGTCTNRSSLILFKAGAFLPGLPVQPVVLRYPNRLDTITWTWRGPSAWKILWLTLCQPHTAMEVEYLPVYNPSDQEKENPSLFANNVRKVMAKALEVPLTDLYFEDRELSFAEGPLKVYDPSSLLELNHLLLRLRLKTTESWLQEQVSTVRKLRKHLLTLEDFALFLRVCVTDTLRHIHGLFAQEKGYADIRHFLLALSTIHRPSKAMDTLKMAFEGAHWCTDV from the exons ACGGGGTTGATGTCTGTGACCGGGTTCCCAGCGCGCCTCCTCCTGGTGTCCTTCCTCATGCTGCTCGGCTGGCCCTTCGCCTTCGTAGCCTCGCTGGGACGCTCCCAGTTTGCGGTGGAGCCGCAGTCGTGGTGGCGACG TCTGGTGGACGTGGCCCTGCGCGTCATCATGCGAGCCATGTGGTTCTGCGCAGGGTTCCATTGGGTCAAGGTGAAAGGGGAACGGGCGGCGCCCTCCCAGGCCCCCATCCTCACGGTGGCGCCGCACTCCACCTTCTTTGACGCCATCCCGGTCACCTCCACCATGTGCTCCATCGTCAGCAAACTGGAGGCCCAGAGCATCCCCGTCTGGGGAA CCTTGATCCAGTACATCAGACCAGTTCTTGTGTTACGCTCCAGTCCGGACTCCAGGAGGCAAACCGCTGATGAGATCAAGAGGAGAGCGCAGTCGGGAGGAGAGTGGCCTCAG ATCATGATATTTCCAGAAGGCACGTGCACCAACAGGTCCAGCCTCATCTTGTTCAAGGCTG GCGCTTTTTTACCAGGACTCCCAGTGCAACCAGTCGTGCTGCGATACCCAAACAGACTG GATACAATTACATGGACGTGGCGAGGCCCCAGCGC ATGGAAGATCCTGTGGCTGACTCTGTGCCAGCCTCACACCGCCATGGAGGTGGAG TACCTGCCTGTGTATAACCCGTCTGACCAGGAGAAGGAGAACCCCAGTCTGTTTGCCAATAATGTCCGGAAAGTCATGGCAAA AGCGTTGGAGGTTCCTCTCACAGATTTGTACTTTGAGGACCGCGAGCTCAGCTTTGCAGAGGGGCCCCTGAAAGTCTACGACCCCAGCAGCCTTTTGGAGCTCAACCACCTGCTGCTCCGCCTCAG GCTCAAGACGACGGAGAGCTGGTTGCAGGAGCAGGTGAGCACAGTCAGGAAGCTGCGCAAACATCTTCTGACTTTGGAGGACTTTGCCCTCTtcctccgtgtgtgtgtgaccgACACACTCCGACATATCCACGGCCTCTTTGCCCAG GAAAAGGGCTATGCGGACATCCGGCACTTCCTGCTTGCCTTGTCCACCATTCACAGGCCGTCCAAGGCAATGGACACCCTCAAGATGGCCTTTGAG GGCGCTCACTGGTGCACAGATGTATGA